The segment TCGCGTTCTTCTCTTCGCTCGCAATCGGTGAGCGCCTGCCGCGGCCGCGCTTGCTCGAACTGCTTGAGGCGGCGGGCCTGCCTCGTCAAGCCGCCGATGACCGGGTCGCGACCTATTCGAAAGGCATGCGTCAGAAGGTGGGAATTGCGATCGCGCTGGCCAAGAATGCCAAAGCCCTTCTGCTCGATGAGCCCACCTCCGGACTTGACCCGTCCGCCGCCAACGAGTTCTCGGAGCTTCTCGTCAAGGCCAGCAACGACGGCGTGGCGGTGTTGACGACGACGCATGATCTGTTCCACGCCAAGCAGACCGGAACCCGCCTCGGCATCATGAAGCACGGACGGCTGGTGGAAGAACTCAAGAGCGAGGACGTCAGCCACGCCGATCTCGAGGCGCTCTACCTCAAGCACATGAAGAGCTGACGTGTTCGCGATCATCGCCGCCAAGGATATACGAGAGCTGACTCGCGACGGGCGCCTGCTCTGGGCGGGAGGGCTGGTCGTCGTCCTCATGCTGGTGGCGCTCGCTGCCGGATGGAATCGGCAGCTTCAGCTGAACAGCGAACGGTCGGCAGGCCAAGCCCTCGACTATGATGCCTGGCTTCACCAGGGCTATCGGCACCCGCACGATGCGGCGGAACAGGGCATGCACGTCTTCAAGCCCGAACCGCCGCTCGGCGTCTTCGATCCGGGCATCGGGCCGTTCGTTGGCTCGACCGTCTGGCTACAGGCGCATCGCCAGAGCGAGGTCAAGTTCCGGCCGGCCCAGGATGCAACCGGATTGCAGCGGTTCGGCGAATTATCGCCGGCCTGGCTTCTTCAGGTTCTGGTTCCCCTGCTCATTATCGTCGTCGGCTTCAATTCGTTGAGCGGCGAGCGCGAACGCGGAACGTTGCGCCAGCTTCTCAGCCTGGGCGTCCCCGCGCGGAGCCTTCTCTTCGGCAAGGCGGCAGCACTTGCGAGCTGCGCCGGCGTTCTGATTGCTCCGGTCGGCATCGGGTTTGCGGTGTTCCTCGTTGCGCGTCTTTCCGCAGGAGAGCGCCTCGACGCGGTCTATCGGATCGCCTGGCTTGCAGCGGGATACGGCCTCTATCTCGGCTTTTTCGTGTTTCTGACCCTGGCGGTGTCGGCCCTCGTACGTTCATCGCGGGCGGCTCTGGTCTTGCTCCTTGGCTTCTGGGTCGCAGCAACGCTGATTGCTCCGCGCACGGCATCCGAGACGGCCAATCTGTTCTACCCGACCCCGTCGCGGCTCGCGTTCGACGATCATCTGTCGCATGACATTGCCGAAGCCGCCGGCAAGGCCTGGGCCGCTCATTTCGGCGTGCGATCGCAGTGGGATCCCTCGCTTCCGCTCAGCAAATGGGGCGCGGCGCTGAAGGTCGACGACGCGGCGGGTTACAGCGCACTCGATGAAAACTTCGGCGGGCTTTGGGACACATTCGAACGCCAACAGCGCGCGCAAGAGTGGGTCGGCCTCGTTGCCCCGATCGTTGCACTTCGCGGCTTCTCCATGGGCTTGGCGGGAACGGACTTTTCGCAACATCGCGACTTTTCAATCGCGGCCGAAACGCAACGACGAAAGATTCAGGACATTGTCAGCGAGGACCTGATCGAACACGCCGATCCCCTGGGCAACGCGCATTTCACCTACAAGGCCGGCCCCGAGCTGTGGGCAAGCGTGCCGCCCTTCAAATATCAACTTCCCTCCGTGTCGTTTGCCTTGGCGCACCATTGGACGAGCCTTGCGTTGCTCGCTGTCATGTTCTGCCTCTCCGTCGCGCTCGCGCAATACGCCCTCTCCCGTCCGCTCATGCGCTAGACATTCGAGTGACGCCAATGAAGTCTCGCACGCTCGCCAACTTGTCGCTGATCATCCGGCACGAGGCCCGCATCCTTGTTCGCGATCGCACGCTGCCGCTGGTGTGCTGCGTCCTGGCTCTCATGGTGGGTTACGGACTGTTTGTGGGACTGGCGCAAGCAACGCTCCGCGACCGCATGGTCGCTCAAGTCGAAAAACACGAACAAGCGACCCAAAGGGCGAACGCCGGAACGCTCCAATCCGTTCTCGCCGGCAAGAGCGCTCTGGTTCCCTTCTCGAATCCGGCGAATCCCGCTGCCATGGCCGGCACCTTGTCCGGGCGCTTTGCCACGATCCCCAATGCACCGCTCGCGACGCTGGCGATCGGTCAGTCGGACATGATGCCCAACTACTACCGCATCAGCTATTTGAGCAAAGTCCAGTTCATGTACGACACGGAGATCGAAAATCCCTGGAATCTGCTCAGCGGGCACTTCGATCTCGCTTTCGTCATTGTATTCGTATTGCCTCTGCTGGTCACTACGCTCGGGTATAACCTGCTGTCGGCGGAGCGCGAACATGGCACCTTGCGCATGCTGTGCTCGCAACCGCTTTCCGTCGCCACGTTGCTGACGGGAAAGATCGTCGTGCGCATGCTTGCGCTGCTGACGATCGTCATTCCCTTGCCGATCGTGGTCCTGCTCTTGGTCCGCCCCGAAACCCGTGGCGCGGAGCAACTGGGCTTGATGCTGTCGTGGTCAGCGCTGGTCGCGTCCTATGCCCTGTTCTGGTTCGCAGTCGCGGCCCTGGTCAACGCCACCGGCCTCCCCTCTTCGACCAATGCGCTAATCATGGTGGCACTCTGGACCCTTCTTGTGCTCATCTTGCCGGTGACGATGAACCTCGTCGTGGGCCTGGTCAGCCCGGCTCCCTCGCGCACTGAACTGGCCAGCCGCACGCGCGTCGCAACGGCGGAATCATTGCGCGAATATGAGAGCCTCTATAGTGCGGATTATCGCTACGCGTCGGATCCGGAAGCGCTGCTGGTCAAAGACAAGCGCATCGAAGTACCTTCGCGGATGCGTGCATTTTTTCTCGCCAAGCAAAGAGTCGACGAGAAAATCGAGCCCCTTCTGGAACGCTTTGATCAGCAGTTGCTGCAACAACAGAGGCTTGTTGACCGCCTGAGCTTGCTGTCGCCCGCGATCCTCGTCAACGAAGCGCTGAACTCCATCGCCGGCACCGACTCACGTCGCTTCGTCGCCTTCAAGGATCAGACAGAGGCTTTTCACGAGGGATGGAGACGTTATTTCTCTCCCCGAATCCTGGAAAGCCGCGCCATGACCGTGCAAGACCTTTCATCCCTGCCTCAGTGGCACTGGATTGAAATACCTGCGAGCGAAACCAGATGGAGCATCTGGTGGCGGACCGCATTGATGCTGGCGCTCGCGTTCATGGTTGGTGGCGTCGCGCTTGCGCGCTCATCGCGCGGTTCGGCGGGATTTTGATCGGAGCCGACAGTCAGGTGGATCGCAATGCGTCTTCCGATGAACCGCCGAGTACTCTTAATGACCTTGTGTTCCGCAGCCGTCCTGTGGGCGCATCCCGCGCTGGCCCAGGACAAGGGCACGCTGGATCCAAACCGCTGCCGCCGCTGACCAATCCCAACGATCCGCATATCGGCGCCAAAGAACTTTTTGGGCGAAAGACACTCCCGGCGCCGTTGGCCGTTCGCTCCATCGGCTTCTATGCCAAGGGCTGCCTTGCCGGCGCGCAGGCGCTCCCGATCAATGGCAAGACATGGCAGGTGATGCGGTTGTCGCGCAACCGCAACTGGGCCCATCCGGACATGATCGCGTTGTTGGAGCGCCTGTCCGACAAGGTGCACCAGGTCGCGGGGTGGCCGGGACTGCTGGTTGGCGATCTCTCGCAGCCCCGCGGCGGTCCGATGCTCACCGGCCACGCCAGTCATCAAGTCGGGCTGGATGCCGATATCTGGCTGACACCGATGCCGGACCGGGAACTGGCGCCAGAGGAGCGTGAGGAGATGTCGGCGGTTATGATGGTGCGCCCGGATCGTCTCGACATCGATCCGAAAGCCTGGACCCCGAGCCATCTGCTTGTCATCCGCGCCGCCGCACAGGAGCCCGCCGTGGAGCGCATCTTTGTCAATGCTGCGATCAAGAAGGCGTTATGCCGCGAGGCCAAAGGCGACCGAAGCTGGCTCTCCAAGGTGCGCCCGATGTACGGGCACGACTATCATTTCCATGTCCGGATAAAATGCCCGGCGGGGAGCAGCGAATGTCAGCCGCAACCGCCGCCATCGGACAATGAGGGCTGCAGCGCGGGCGATCTCGCCTACTGGTTCAGCGAGCCGGTACTGCATCCAAAGCCATCGACAGCCCCGGTGAAGCCTCGACGGGGACCAACGCTTGCTGAACTCCCAGCTGCTTGCCGGCAGATACTGGTTGCACCGTAGAGCAGGCAAGCTAAACGATCTAACGCACGGATTCGATCGCACAATCCGCACACTCTCCTTCCAATTCAATGATCGGGTGTAAGGGCTTGAAGCCGGTCGTCTTCGCCACACCGCGCAAGCCGCGCGCGACCAGGTCCGAGGCTGCTTCCTGAACCGCGCCACATTGGCTGCAGACCATGAAGACCACCATCTCACCGCTCCCATGAAGGTGATCGCAGGCGAAATACGCCGACTGAGAGGCCAGCCGGTGAACACAGCCTGCCTCCTGAAGGAATTCAAGCGCGCGGTAGACCTGAACCGCCTGCACCCTGCGCGCGTCGCTCAACTTCTCGGCGATCTCGTAGGCGGCCATGGGTTTGCCGGATGCCGCAAGCAAGGCCAGCACGCGCTGACGCATCGGGGTGAACGGAATTCCCTTCGATGTCGCGTAGGCGCGGGCGCGGCTCTGCACCGCATCGGCGTCGATGGCATGACGATGTGCATCTGCGTGCACACCCTTGGAACTCTGATCCGGATCATGAGCCATTTAAATCTCGCCTTGACGACAGAGAGTGTAACATTATAACAGTGGCAATGTCACAATATTACACCTCGGAGCGATCATGACCAAGCCCGAAGTCGCGGAAGTCCCCAGCGTACCCGTCAACTGCGAGCCCATCGCTTGCGAGGCCTTGCCGATGGGTGTGGTCGTTCTCGGAATAGACTTCAGGTCCAAGCGGCGTGAGCGGGTTTACGACGCG is part of the Bradyrhizobium commune genome and harbors:
- a CDS encoding Fur family transcriptional regulator: MAHDPDQSSKGVHADAHRHAIDADAVQSRARAYATSKGIPFTPMRQRVLALLAASGKPMAAYEIAEKLSDARRVQAVQVYRALEFLQEAGCVHRLASQSAYFACDHLHGSGEMVVFMVCSQCGAVQEAASDLVARGLRGVAKTTGFKPLHPIIELEGECADCAIESVR
- a CDS encoding ABC transporter ATP-binding protein, which gives rise to MLDAIAVTKQFGAKRALDNVSLNVLPGEIYCLLGANGAGKTTLVNLFLNFLQPTSGSLQIGMIDVARHPLETKRLLAYIPEQVTLYGVLSGLENLAFFSSLAIGERLPRPRLLELLEAAGLPRQAADDRVATYSKGMRQKVGIAIALAKNAKALLLDEPTSGLDPSAANEFSELLVKASNDGVAVLTTTHDLFHAKQTGTRLGIMKHGRLVEELKSEDVSHADLEALYLKHMKS
- a CDS encoding DUF3526 domain-containing protein, which translates into the protein MKSRTLANLSLIIRHEARILVRDRTLPLVCCVLALMVGYGLFVGLAQATLRDRMVAQVEKHEQATQRANAGTLQSVLAGKSALVPFSNPANPAAMAGTLSGRFATIPNAPLATLAIGQSDMMPNYYRISYLSKVQFMYDTEIENPWNLLSGHFDLAFVIVFVLPLLVTTLGYNLLSAEREHGTLRMLCSQPLSVATLLTGKIVVRMLALLTIVIPLPIVVLLLVRPETRGAEQLGLMLSWSALVASYALFWFAVAALVNATGLPSSTNALIMVALWTLLVLILPVTMNLVVGLVSPAPSRTELASRTRVATAESLREYESLYSADYRYASDPEALLVKDKRIEVPSRMRAFFLAKQRVDEKIEPLLERFDQQLLQQQRLVDRLSLLSPAILVNEALNSIAGTDSRRFVAFKDQTEAFHEGWRRYFSPRILESRAMTVQDLSSLPQWHWIEIPASETRWSIWWRTALMLALAFMVGGVALARSSRGSAGF
- a CDS encoding ABC transporter permease subunit; the protein is MFAIIAAKDIRELTRDGRLLWAGGLVVVLMLVALAAGWNRQLQLNSERSAGQALDYDAWLHQGYRHPHDAAEQGMHVFKPEPPLGVFDPGIGPFVGSTVWLQAHRQSEVKFRPAQDATGLQRFGELSPAWLLQVLVPLLIIVVGFNSLSGERERGTLRQLLSLGVPARSLLFGKAAALASCAGVLIAPVGIGFAVFLVARLSAGERLDAVYRIAWLAAGYGLYLGFFVFLTLAVSALVRSSRAALVLLLGFWVAATLIAPRTASETANLFYPTPSRLAFDDHLSHDIAEAAGKAWAAHFGVRSQWDPSLPLSKWGAALKVDDAAGYSALDENFGGLWDTFERQQRAQEWVGLVAPIVALRGFSMGLAGTDFSQHRDFSIAAETQRRKIQDIVSEDLIEHADPLGNAHFTYKAGPELWASVPPFKYQLPSVSFALAHHWTSLALLAVMFCLSVALAQYALSRPLMR